The Streptomyces sp. P9-A4 genome contains a region encoding:
- a CDS encoding vitamin K epoxide reductase family protein — protein sequence MATVNVRDGVPGQRQEDGSVREDAGPVGASRAFAWMLMITGAAGVLSGWVITIDKFLLLEDPGFQPGCSLNPVVSCGNIMKSEQAAVFGFPNPMLGLVTYAVVVALGAGLLAGARYRGWLWLGLNAGTVFGVGFCTWLMYQSLYEINSLCLWCCLAWVATIVMFWYVTAHNVRTGLIPAPAGLRTFFGEFAFAPPVLHIGIIGMLILTRWWDFWTG from the coding sequence ATGGCGACGGTGAACGTACGCGACGGGGTGCCCGGGCAGCGGCAGGAGGACGGGTCCGTACGGGAGGACGCCGGGCCGGTCGGCGCGAGCCGGGCCTTCGCCTGGATGCTGATGATCACCGGGGCGGCGGGCGTGCTGTCCGGCTGGGTGATCACCATCGACAAGTTCCTCCTGCTGGAGGACCCCGGCTTCCAGCCCGGGTGCAGCCTCAACCCGGTGGTCTCCTGCGGCAACATCATGAAGAGCGAGCAGGCGGCGGTGTTCGGCTTCCCGAACCCGATGCTCGGCCTCGTCACGTACGCCGTCGTCGTCGCCCTCGGGGCCGGGCTGCTCGCCGGCGCCCGCTACCGCGGCTGGCTCTGGCTCGGCCTCAACGCCGGGACGGTCTTCGGTGTCGGCTTCTGCACCTGGCTGATGTACCAGTCGCTGTACGAGATCAACTCGCTCTGCCTCTGGTGCTGTCTGGCCTGGGTCGCCACCATCGTCATGTTCTGGTACGTGACCGCGCACAACGTCCGCACCGGGCTGATCCCCGCGCCGGCGGGACTGCGGACCTTCTTCGGCGAGTTCGCCTTCGCCCCGCCCGTCCTGCACATCGGGATCATCGGGATGCTGATCCTGACCCGCTGGTGGGACTTCTGGACCGGCTGA
- a CDS encoding glycoside hydrolase family 26 protein, which yields MTRLLSWPRAALAVLLAAVLVFLLVPDRIAPGDRHTGGARTEPEPQPLPGVPSGFFTGSDEAGVRRIAGAQAWLGGDSLTVGHTYLPGDRWSNIEGHPALFAPWARWKRERPGRLFVLNVPLLDRSEEGPTDAEVRTGLRGGAAGGFDRHFRVLGERLVQYGLGDAVLVLGWEMNGTTYSHRCGPDPVAWKAYWRRVVGVLRGVHGQRFRFDFTPSRGRDAVAWPLCYPGDDVVDIIGMDAYDQPAGLSFEEQVTEEYGLEHHVRFAAAHGKPVSYPEWGLFRNGDNPAYVRGMLDWFAAHRPAYQTVTDYCPHGVWGCADNPESARVLRRALGPPAGP from the coding sequence GTGACGCGCCTCCTCTCCTGGCCGCGGGCCGCACTCGCCGTGCTGCTCGCGGCCGTTCTGGTGTTCCTGCTGGTCCCCGACCGGATCGCGCCCGGCGACCGGCACACCGGCGGCGCCAGGACCGAACCGGAGCCGCAGCCGCTGCCCGGTGTCCCCTCGGGGTTCTTCACCGGATCCGACGAGGCCGGGGTGCGCCGGATCGCGGGGGCGCAGGCCTGGCTCGGCGGGGATTCCCTGACCGTCGGGCACACCTATCTGCCGGGTGACCGCTGGTCCAACATCGAGGGCCATCCCGCGCTCTTCGCGCCCTGGGCGCGGTGGAAGCGGGAGCGGCCCGGACGGCTCTTCGTGCTGAACGTGCCGCTGCTCGACCGCAGCGAGGAGGGGCCGACGGACGCCGAGGTGCGGACGGGGCTGCGCGGCGGCGCGGCGGGCGGCTTCGACCGGCACTTCCGGGTCCTGGGGGAGCGGCTCGTGCAGTACGGCCTCGGGGACGCGGTCCTGGTGCTCGGCTGGGAGATGAACGGCACCACGTACAGCCATCGCTGCGGACCGGACCCGGTGGCCTGGAAGGCGTACTGGCGGCGGGTGGTCGGGGTGCTGCGGGGGGTGCACGGGCAGCGGTTCCGCTTCGACTTCACGCCGAGCCGGGGGCGGGACGCCGTGGCGTGGCCGCTCTGCTACCCCGGGGACGATGTCGTCGACATCATCGGGATGGACGCGTACGACCAGCCCGCGGGGCTCTCCTTCGAGGAACAGGTGACGGAGGAGTACGGGCTCGAACACCATGTGCGCTTCGCGGCGGCGCACGGCAAGCCGGTCTCGTACCCGGAGTGGGGGCTGTTCAGGAACGGCGACAACCCGGCGTACGTACGGGGGATGCTCGACTGGTTCGCGGCCCATCGGCCGGCGTACCAGACGGTCACCGACTACTGCCCGCACGGAGTGTGGGGGTGCGCCGACAATCCGGAGTCGGCGCGGGTGCTCAGGAGGGCGCTGGGGCCGCCGGCC